The proteins below are encoded in one region of Drosophila santomea strain STO CAGO 1482 chromosome 3R, Prin_Dsan_1.1, whole genome shotgun sequence:
- the LOC120450995 gene encoding glycogen [starch] synthase isoform X2, whose protein sequence is MNRRFSRVESGADLKDYFDRGDIASRENRWNFEVAWEVANKVGGIYTVIRSKAYVSTEEMGEQLCMMGPYKEHCARTEMEEMEFPRGNPLLDAVNSLRSRGYKIHTGRWLVDGNPQLILFDIGSAAWKLDQFKSEMWEKCHIGIPHLDIETNDAIILGFMIAEFLEEFRNFAVTYSQNNELSAPRIVAHFHEWQAGVGLIVLRTRLVEIATVFTTHATLLGRYLCAGNTDFYNNLDKFAVDEEAGKRQIYHRYCLERGATHLAHVFTTVSEITGYEAEHLLKRKPDIITPNGLNVKKFSAIHEFQNLHAVAKEKINEFVRGHFYGHIDFDLDKTLYFFIAGRYEFGNKGADIFIEALARLNAMLKHEKPDTTVVAFLIFPTKTNNFNVDSLRGHAVIKQLRDTINNVQQAVGKRMFDTCLQGNIPNADDLLQKDDLVKIKRCMFAMQRDSMPPVTTHNVADDWNDPVLSSIRRCHLFNSRHDRVKMVFHPEFLTSTNPLFGIDYEEFVRGCHLGVFPSYYEPWGYTPAECTVMGIPSVTTNLSGFGCFMEEHISDPKSYGIYIVDRRYIGLENSVQQLSSFMMEFSRLNRRQRIIQRNRTERLSDLLDWRTLGIYYRQARVKALQAVYPDYVDELSLYGSKNNLIFSRPHSEPPSPTSSRHTTPAPSVHGSDDEDSVDEETELKELGIK, encoded by the exons ATGAATCGTCGCTTTTCGAGAGTGGAGTCCGGGGCGGACCTGAAGGATTATTTCGATCGAGGTGACATCGCCTCCCGGGAGAATCGCTGGAACTTCGAGGTGGCATGGGAGGTGGCAAACAAGGTGGGCGGCATTTACACGGTGATCCGGTCGAAGGCCTATGTCTCCACCGAGGAGATGGGTGAGCAGCTGTGCATGATGGGTCCCTACAAGGAGCACTGTGCCCGCACCGAGATGGAGGAGATGGAATTCCCCAGGGGAAATCCCCTGCTGGATGCTGTCAACTCCTTGCGCTCGCGAGGCTATAAAATCCACACCGGACGTTGGCTGGTGGACGGAAATCCCCAACTGATCCTGTTTGATATTGGATCCGCGGCCTGGAAGTTGGATCAGTTCAAATCGGAGATGTGGGAGAAGTGCCATATTGGAATACCTCATTTGGATATCGAGACGAACGATGCCATCATCCTGGGCTTTATGATTGCCGAGTTCCTGGAGGAGTTCCGCAACTTTGCCGTAACTTATTCCCAAAACAACGAACTGAGTGCTCCGAGGATTGTCGCCCACTTCCACGAATGGCAAGCTGGCGTGGGTCTCATCGTCCTACGTACTCGTCTGGTGGAGATTGCCACTGTGTTCACCACCCATGCCACACTGTTGGGTCGCTACTTGTGCGCCGGCAACACCGATTTCTACAACAACTTGGACAAGTTCGCCGTGGACGAAGAGGCGGGCAAGCGACAGATCTACCATCGCTATTGCCTGGAGCGAGGTGCCACCCACTTGGCTCACGTGTTCACCACCGTCTCGGAGATTACGGGCTACGAGGCAGAGCATCTGCTCAAGCGCAAGCCGGACATCATCACGCCGAACGGATTGAACGTGAAGAAGTTCTCGGCCATCCACGAGTTCCAGAATTTGCATGCCGTTGCCAAGGAGAAGATCAACGAATTCGTGCGGGGTCATTTCTACGG CCACATTGACTTTGATTTGGATAAGACCTTGTACTTCTTTATCGCCGGTCGCTACGAGTTCGGAAATAAGGGAGCCGACATCTTCATCGAGGCACTGGCTCGCCTGAATGCGATGCTGAAGCACGAGAAGCCGGACACCACGGTGGTGGCCTTCCTCATCTTCCCCACCAAGACCAACAACTTCAACGTGGACTCGCTGCGAGGACATGCCGTGATCAAGCAGTTGCGCGATACGATCAACAATGTGCAACAGGCCGTGGGCAAGCGGATGTTCGACACCTGCCTGCAGGGCAACATCCCCAATGCCGATGATCTCCTCCAGAAGGATGACCTCGTCAAGATCAAGCGTTGCATGTTCGCCATGCAACGCGATTCGATGCCGCCTGTTACCACGCACAATGTGGCCGATGATTGGAACGATCCGGTGCTATCCTCGATCCGTCGTTGCCATCTGTTCAACTCGCGCCACGATCGCGTCAAGATGGTCTTCCATCCGGAGTTCCTCACATCTACAAACCCTCTGTTTGGAATCGACTACGAAGAGTTTGTCCGTGGCTGCCACTTGGGTGTCTTCCCCTCATACTACGAGCCCTGGGGCTACACTCCCGCCGAGTGTACGGTGATGGGAATTCCCAGCGTAACCACCAATCTGTCCGGTTTCGGCTGCTTCATGGAGGAGCACATCAGTGATCCCAAGTCCTACGGCATCTACATCGTGGATCGCCGCTATATCGGATTGGAAAACAGCGTTCAGCAGCTGTCCAGCTTCATGATGGAGTTCTCCAGGCTGAACCGGCGCCAGCGCATCATCCAGCGTAATCGCACGGAGCGGCTGAGCGATCTGCTGGACTGGCGCACCCTGGGCATT taCTACAGACAGGCCAGGGTTAAGGCCCTGCAGGCTGTTTACCCAGACTATGTGGATGAATTGTCCCTCTATGGATCGAAAAACAACTTGATCTTCTCGCGACCGCACAGCGAACCTCCCAGTCCGACTTCATCGC GCCACACCACACCAGCTCCATCGGTTCACGGTTCGGATGATGAGGACTCCGTGGACGAGGAGACCGAACTCAAGGAATTGGGCATCAAGTAG
- the LOC120450997 gene encoding uncharacterized protein LOC120450997, with product MPHSKLQLLVVCGLLHLLSFGATAEDQLKNNTIVVHTPLQNYEQPTLRDYEECQTNRDNCINVCDGQQKCEDECPVCPELYDKPLMVQGINDTDIVAPPQTPINTTNIIRLTNEINNIIEHQIQNRNEVNVQVQQNVSQVGGRFGLGYTDKGSCCYVVRLDRECEKQGGRDCREKNRQRVCGEKCQARVMLAKRVVQCDAEDSDKCHETLEYVPRRRRNHQRKSTEAAPCQYFGNSWPYFSCQPNPGQNGDFGQPARVKRSTCQQCLNYPYGYVLQNGLPAQCAGCFQGYGAPLMYSPPWMYNPYVAYPPFNNFPAINNNNYGNKDETNVDTNDETHAGSGDGWILCDDLEKCLGAEDSKSSQQGSPGHLEQSPVDEGDWDDYNVPVQRRRRRQSRRHFVRSAYSKRNSKNQ from the exons ATGCCACATTCCAAG CTGCAACTTCTAGTGGTTTGTGGGCTACTCCACCTGCTGAGCTTTGGCGCCACCGCCGAGGATCAGCTTAAGAACAACACAATAGTGGTACACACTCCTCTCCAGAACTACGAGCAGCCCACTCTCCGGGACTACGAGGAATGCCAGACGAACCGGGACAATTGCATCAACGTTTGCGATGGCCAACAGAAGTGCGAGGACGAGTGTCCTGTGTGTCCGGAGCTGTACGACAAGCCCCTGATGGTTCAGGGCATAAACGACACAGACATTGTGGCACCTCCGCAGACGCCTATTAATACGACCAACATTATTCGGCTGACCAATGAAATCAACAATATAATCGAGCACCAGATCCAGAATCGCAATGAGGTCAATGTGCAGGTGCAGCAGAATGTCTCGCAGGTGGGAGGACGTTTCGGACTGGGATACACTGACAAGGGATCCTGCTGCTATGTGGTGCGTTTGGATCGCGAATGTGAGAAGCAGGGTGGTCGCGACTGCAGAGAGAAAAACCGACAGCGTGTCTGTGGCGAAAAGTGTCAGGCCCGAGTTATGTTGGCCAAGAGAGTCGTGCAATGCGACGCCGAAGACTCCGACAAGTGCCACGAGACCCTCGAATATGTGCCCCGTCGGAGGAGAAACCACCAGAGGAAGTCCACCGAAGCTGCACCCTGTCAATACTTTGGCAACAGTTGGCCTTACTTCAGTTGCCAGCCAAATCCAGGCCAAAATGGAGACTTCGGCCAGCCGGCGAGGGTGAAACGCTCTACTTGCCAGCAGTGTCTCAATTATCCCTACGGATACGTTCTGCAAAATGGTCTGCCCGCTCAGTGTGCCGGCTGCTTCCAGGGATACGGAGCTCCACTCATGTATAGTCCGCCTTGGATGTACAATCCCTATGTGGCATATCCACCCTTTAACAATTTCCCGGCCATAAACAACAATAACTATGGAAACAAGGACGAAACCAATGTGGACACCAATGATGAGACCCACGCAGGTTCCGGTGATGGATGGATTTTATGTGACGACCTCGAAAAATGCCTAGGCGCGGAGGACTCCAAGAGCTCTCAGCAGGGGTCACCTGGACATCTGGAACAGTCACCAGTCGATGAGGGGGACTGGGACGACTACAACGTTCCTGTCCAGCGAAGAAGACGCCGTCAAAGCCGCCGCCACTTTGTGCGATCAGCTTACAGCAAACGCAATAGCAAAAACCAATGA
- the LOC120453984 gene encoding mucin-2: MSDRKECTWLRRLLLLICLGLFPARAITSSIPNPCPSSQVNVYAACNPINVNVYNYQCGGQTGIVCNPPNAVITVVPSTPGYPNTPLVPSTPGCTNTPQNPTVVPSTPGYPNTPQNPTVVPSTPGCPSTPQNPTVVPSTPGCPNTPQYPIVVPVVPGTPGCPNTPQYPTVVPSTPGCPNTPQNPTVVPSTPSYPNTPQNPIVDPVVPGTPGCPNTPQYPTVVPSTPGCPNTPQNPIVVPVVPGTPGCPNTPQYPTVVPSTPSYPNIPQNPIVDPVFPGTPGCPNTPQHPTVVPENPVTVTPSYNTSTTPQPTTTPPSVTEQPAPAPQPEPTPYPAPPPQITTTHLPTPIPDTTPPPPAPIMRCPEGTILVKGVCRLLFCGEGALYSEGRCIRTRCPAGYVWTGIRCSKPQPLELGNIHIENTIHQLPGALPHLVTNNVNNVKVNASIAIPGPDSEEEEDQDEVLAPQPPSGPCCKVFAPRVCTNQVDQVGYKCFSRSQQQCGSFCSANKVVLAPPAVTTWTQSNNQMVVIPPNWAAQGCDSSYGACQQPQNFYDCSGCALGEFSTCSSYCYSYKCSTHNCAYYDQAQYCSQYAGQIGCRPEDGWVPSA; this comes from the exons ATGTCTGATCGCAAAGAGTGTACCTGGttgcggcggctgctgctgctaatcTGCCTTGGACTATTTCCAGCGAGGGCTATCACCAGTTCTATACCAAATCCCTGCCCAAGCA GTCAGGTGAATGTCTACGCCGCTTGCAACCCCATTAACGTGAACGTGTATAATTACCAGTGCGGGGGTCAAACGGGAATTGTATGCAATCCTCCCAATGCAGTGATTACTGTTGTCCCAAGTACTCCAGGCTACCCCAACACTCCCCTGGTTCCTAGTACTCCAGGCTGTACCAATACTCCTCAAAATCCCACAGTGGTTCCTAGTACTCCAGGCTACCCCAACACTCCCCAAAATCCTACCGTGGTTCCTAGTACTCCAGGCTGTCCAAGTACTCCTCAAAATCCTACAGTGGTTCCTAGTACTCCAGGCTGTCCCAATACTCCGCAATATCCTATAGTGGTTCCGGTTGTTCCTGGTACTCCCGGTTGCCCGAACACTCCTCAGTATCCTACAGTGGTTCCTAGTACTCCAGGCTGTCCAAATACTCCTCAAAATCCCACAGTCGTTCCTAGTACTCCAAGCTACCCCAACACTCCTCAAAATCCTATAGTGGATCCGGTTGTTCCTGGTACTCCCGGTTGCCCCAACACTCCTCAATATCCTACAGTGGTTCCTAGTACTCCAGGCTGTCCAAACACTCCTCAAAATCCTATAGTGGTTCCGGTTGTTCCTGGTACTCCCGGTTGCCCCAACACTCCTCAATATCCCACAGTGGTTCCTAGTACTCCAAGCTACCCCAACATTCCTCAAAATCCTATAGTGGATCCGGTTTTCCCTGGTACTCCCGGTTGCCCCAACACTCCTCAACATCCTACAGTGGTTCCGGAAAACCCAGTTACAGTTACTCCCAGTTACAATACTAGCACAACACCTCAACCAACAACCACTCCTCCAAGTGTTACTGAACAGCCAGCGCCAGCACCTCAACCAGAACCAACGCCCTatccagcaccaccaccacaaatCACCACCACACATCTTCCGACCCCAATCCCAGACACTACGCCACCCCCACCGGCTCCCATTATGCGATGTCCAGAGGGAACCATCTTGGTGAAAGGAGTCTGCCGTCTACTTTTCTGCGGAGAAGGTGCCTTGTACTCCGAAGGTCGCTGCATTCGGACGCGCTGTCCGGCCGGATATGTTTGGACGGGAATCCGGTGCTCGAAACCACAGCCATTGGAGCTCGGTAACATCCACATAGAGAACACTATTCACCAACTGCCTGGAGCTCTGCCCCACCTGGTCACAAACAATGTTAACAACGTCAAAGTAAATGCCTCAATCGCAATCCCAGGACCAGACTCTGAGGAAGAAGAGGATCAGGACGAAGTGCTGGCGCCGCAGCCGCCTTCAGGGCCCTGCTGCAAAGTATTCGCTCCTCGGGTCTGCACCAACCAGGTGGATCAGGTGGGGTACAAGTGCTTCAGCAGGAGCCAGCAGCAGTGCGGTTCCTTCTGCAGTGCCAACAAGGTGGTGCTCGCTCCGCCAGCAGTTACCACCTGGACGCAGTCCAACAACCAGATGGTGGTCATCCCTCCCAACTGGGCAGCTCAGGGCTGCGACTCCAGCTATGGCGCATGTCAGCAGCCTCAGA ACTTCTACGACTGCAGTGGCTGTGCGTTGGGTGAGTTTTCGACCTGCTCCTCGTACTGCTACTCCTACAAGTGCAGCACCCACAACTGCGCCTACTATGACCAGGCCCAATACTGCTCCCAATACGCTGGTCAAATCGGTTGCCGGCCGGAAGATGGATGGGTTCCGAGCGCATAA
- the LOC120450995 gene encoding glycogen [starch] synthase isoform X1, whose amino-acid sequence MRRQQSYRFEDNESTSYALRMNRRFSRVESGADLKDYFDRGDIASRENRWNFEVAWEVANKVGGIYTVIRSKAYVSTEEMGEQLCMMGPYKEHCARTEMEEMEFPRGNPLLDAVNSLRSRGYKIHTGRWLVDGNPQLILFDIGSAAWKLDQFKSEMWEKCHIGIPHLDIETNDAIILGFMIAEFLEEFRNFAVTYSQNNELSAPRIVAHFHEWQAGVGLIVLRTRLVEIATVFTTHATLLGRYLCAGNTDFYNNLDKFAVDEEAGKRQIYHRYCLERGATHLAHVFTTVSEITGYEAEHLLKRKPDIITPNGLNVKKFSAIHEFQNLHAVAKEKINEFVRGHFYGHIDFDLDKTLYFFIAGRYEFGNKGADIFIEALARLNAMLKHEKPDTTVVAFLIFPTKTNNFNVDSLRGHAVIKQLRDTINNVQQAVGKRMFDTCLQGNIPNADDLLQKDDLVKIKRCMFAMQRDSMPPVTTHNVADDWNDPVLSSIRRCHLFNSRHDRVKMVFHPEFLTSTNPLFGIDYEEFVRGCHLGVFPSYYEPWGYTPAECTVMGIPSVTTNLSGFGCFMEEHISDPKSYGIYIVDRRYIGLENSVQQLSSFMMEFSRLNRRQRIIQRNRTERLSDLLDWRTLGIYYRQARVKALQAVYPDYVDELSLYGSKNNLIFSRPHSEPPSPTSSRHTTPAPSVHGSDDEDSVDEETELKELGIK is encoded by the exons ATGCGCAGACAGCAGTCCTACCGATTCGAGGACAATGAGTCCACCTCCTACGCCCTGAGG ATGAATCGTCGCTTTTCGAGAGTGGAGTCCGGGGCGGACCTGAAGGATTATTTCGATCGAGGTGACATCGCCTCCCGGGAGAATCGCTGGAACTTCGAGGTGGCATGGGAGGTGGCAAACAAGGTGGGCGGCATTTACACGGTGATCCGGTCGAAGGCCTATGTCTCCACCGAGGAGATGGGTGAGCAGCTGTGCATGATGGGTCCCTACAAGGAGCACTGTGCCCGCACCGAGATGGAGGAGATGGAATTCCCCAGGGGAAATCCCCTGCTGGATGCTGTCAACTCCTTGCGCTCGCGAGGCTATAAAATCCACACCGGACGTTGGCTGGTGGACGGAAATCCCCAACTGATCCTGTTTGATATTGGATCCGCGGCCTGGAAGTTGGATCAGTTCAAATCGGAGATGTGGGAGAAGTGCCATATTGGAATACCTCATTTGGATATCGAGACGAACGATGCCATCATCCTGGGCTTTATGATTGCCGAGTTCCTGGAGGAGTTCCGCAACTTTGCCGTAACTTATTCCCAAAACAACGAACTGAGTGCTCCGAGGATTGTCGCCCACTTCCACGAATGGCAAGCTGGCGTGGGTCTCATCGTCCTACGTACTCGTCTGGTGGAGATTGCCACTGTGTTCACCACCCATGCCACACTGTTGGGTCGCTACTTGTGCGCCGGCAACACCGATTTCTACAACAACTTGGACAAGTTCGCCGTGGACGAAGAGGCGGGCAAGCGACAGATCTACCATCGCTATTGCCTGGAGCGAGGTGCCACCCACTTGGCTCACGTGTTCACCACCGTCTCGGAGATTACGGGCTACGAGGCAGAGCATCTGCTCAAGCGCAAGCCGGACATCATCACGCCGAACGGATTGAACGTGAAGAAGTTCTCGGCCATCCACGAGTTCCAGAATTTGCATGCCGTTGCCAAGGAGAAGATCAACGAATTCGTGCGGGGTCATTTCTACGG CCACATTGACTTTGATTTGGATAAGACCTTGTACTTCTTTATCGCCGGTCGCTACGAGTTCGGAAATAAGGGAGCCGACATCTTCATCGAGGCACTGGCTCGCCTGAATGCGATGCTGAAGCACGAGAAGCCGGACACCACGGTGGTGGCCTTCCTCATCTTCCCCACCAAGACCAACAACTTCAACGTGGACTCGCTGCGAGGACATGCCGTGATCAAGCAGTTGCGCGATACGATCAACAATGTGCAACAGGCCGTGGGCAAGCGGATGTTCGACACCTGCCTGCAGGGCAACATCCCCAATGCCGATGATCTCCTCCAGAAGGATGACCTCGTCAAGATCAAGCGTTGCATGTTCGCCATGCAACGCGATTCGATGCCGCCTGTTACCACGCACAATGTGGCCGATGATTGGAACGATCCGGTGCTATCCTCGATCCGTCGTTGCCATCTGTTCAACTCGCGCCACGATCGCGTCAAGATGGTCTTCCATCCGGAGTTCCTCACATCTACAAACCCTCTGTTTGGAATCGACTACGAAGAGTTTGTCCGTGGCTGCCACTTGGGTGTCTTCCCCTCATACTACGAGCCCTGGGGCTACACTCCCGCCGAGTGTACGGTGATGGGAATTCCCAGCGTAACCACCAATCTGTCCGGTTTCGGCTGCTTCATGGAGGAGCACATCAGTGATCCCAAGTCCTACGGCATCTACATCGTGGATCGCCGCTATATCGGATTGGAAAACAGCGTTCAGCAGCTGTCCAGCTTCATGATGGAGTTCTCCAGGCTGAACCGGCGCCAGCGCATCATCCAGCGTAATCGCACGGAGCGGCTGAGCGATCTGCTGGACTGGCGCACCCTGGGCATT taCTACAGACAGGCCAGGGTTAAGGCCCTGCAGGCTGTTTACCCAGACTATGTGGATGAATTGTCCCTCTATGGATCGAAAAACAACTTGATCTTCTCGCGACCGCACAGCGAACCTCCCAGTCCGACTTCATCGC GCCACACCACACCAGCTCCATCGGTTCACGGTTCGGATGATGAGGACTCCGTGGACGAGGAGACCGAACTCAAGGAATTGGGCATCAAGTAG